The following proteins come from a genomic window of Pleuronectes platessa chromosome 2, fPlePla1.1, whole genome shotgun sequence:
- the oxtrb gene encoding oxytocin receptor b, with amino-acid sequence MEELLREQESWAHNVSWIISSRGNESHVGNNTVNPLKRNEEVAKVEVTVLVLVLVLALTGNLCVLWAIHTTKHSQSRMYYFMKHLSIADLVVAVFQVLPQLIWDITFRFYGPDLLCRVVKYLQVVGMFASTYMLVLMSVDRCVAICLPLRSVHKGKDRFCVLASWTLSLVFSAPQAYIFSLQEVGDGVYDCWGDFVQPWGAKAYITWMSLSIYILPVAILSVCYGLICFKIWQNFNLKTRRDHFLTLTSAKASRSAHPLSRVSSVRLISKAKIRTVKMTFVVVLAYILCWTPFFFVQMWSAWDPAAPREDMAFIIAMLLASLNSCCNPWIYMFFAGHLFHDLVQCFSCCCRRHLADSSCGFDQPGRHKRNGSTYVIKNASSQRSLTHTSSTGGPGH; translated from the exons ATGGAGGAGCTTTTACGCGAGCAGGAGAGTTGGGCGCATAATGTTTCGTGGATTATCTCGAGTCGTGGAAACGAAAGCCATGTGGGGAACAACACAGTGAATCCTTTGAAACGAAACGAAGAAGTGGCCAAAGTGGAGGTTACCgtcctggtgctggtgcttgtgCTCGCTCTGACCGGGAACCTGTGCGTCCTGTGGGCGATCCACACCACCAAGCACAGCCAGTCTCGGATGTATTACTTCATGAAGCACCTGAGCATCGCTGACCTCGTCGTCGCGGTCTTTCAGGTCCTACCGCAGCTCATTTGGGACATCACGTTTCGTTTCTACGGGCCGGATCTGCTGTGCAGAGTGGTTAAATACCTCCAGGTCGTGGGTATGTTTGCGTCCACCTACATGTTGGTCCTGATGTCCGTCGACAGGTGCGTTGCCATCTGCCTGCCGCTGCGCTCCGTGCACAAGGGGAAGGATCGCTTCTGCGTGCTCGCCTCGTGGACCCTCAGCCTGGTGTTCAGCGCCCCGCAAGCTTACATCTTCTCTCTGCAGGAGGTCGGGGACGGTGTGTACGACTGCTGGGGGGACTTCGTGCAGCCGTGGGGGGCCAAAGCGTACATCACATGGATGAGTCTCAGCATTTACATCCTCCCAGTGGCTATTTTGAGCGTCTGCTACGGGTTGATATGTTTCAAAATATGGCAgaatttcaatttaaaaaccaGGAGGGATCACTTCCTGACCCTCACCTCAGCCAAGGCCTCCAGAAGCGCGCACCCGCTCTCTCGCGTGTCTAGCGTGAGGCTCATCTCGAAAGCAAAGATTCGCACCGTGAAAATGACGTTTGTCGTGGTGCTTGCCTACATCTTGTGCTGGACCCCCTTCTTCTTCGTCCAGATGTGGTCTGCCTGGGATCCAGCTGCACCCAGAGAAG aCATGGCCTTTATCATCGCCATGTTGCTGGCCAGTCTCAACAGCTGCTGCAACCCCTGGATCTACATGTTCTTTGCCGGTCACCTGTTCCACGACCTGGTGCagtgcttctcctgctgctgtcgaCGGCACCTGGCAGACTCCTCCTGTGGCTTCGATCAACCCGGCAGGCACAAGAGGAACGGCTCCACTTACGTCATCAAGAACGCCAGCAGCCAGCGGAGCCTCACGCACACGTCCAGCACAGGGGGGCCGGGACATTGA
- the cav4a gene encoding caveolin-2, with protein sequence MDSRVKGEDSEEVEIDLEDSSDSEDFDNGEEPQMLWRAYPAHEEEDSIHTSTLVEISDTKPLINVRDPRDINDCLKVTFEDVIAEPVSLRSGDRVWIWSHALFEVCRVWIYRVVTVLLAIPMSVISGLLFAILSCFHIWMVSPCVQCTRMGTRWLQSLWSIVLGIIVRPLFTSAGRCCAGFSIHLAEE encoded by the exons ATGGATTCCAGGGTGAAAGGGGAAGActcagaggaagtggagattgACTTGGAGGACTCCAGTGACTCTGAAGACTTTGATAATGGGGAGGAACCTCAGATGCTGTGGAGGGCCTATCCTGCtcatgaggaagaggacagcATTCATACTTCTACGCTCGTGGAAATCAGCGACACCAAGCCTCTGATTAACGTCAGGGACCCCCGAGATATCAATGACTGCCTCAAG GTAACGTTTGAGGATGTGATTGCTGAGCCAGTGTCATTGCGCAGTGGCGACAGAGTTTGGATCTGGAGCCACGCCCTGTTTGAGGTGTGCAGGGTTTGGATCTACAGGGTCGTCACTGTGCTGCTGGCCATTCCCATGTCGGTGATCTCTGGCCTCCTCTTTGCCATCCTCAGCTGTTTCCACATCTG GATGGTGAGTCCCTGTGTCCAGTGTACTCGTATGGGCACCCGCTGGCTGCAGAGCCTATGGAGCATCGTGCTGGGCATCATTGTGCGTCCCTTGTTCACGAGCGCTGGGAGATGCTGCGCAGGCTTCAGCATCCACCTGGCCGAAGAATGA
- the si:ch211-213o11.11 gene encoding probable G-protein coupled receptor produces MEENSSFLNPAYNDSTSAWAPVPSAPSRHLGTLPNPHTRFKDLTGIFFMVTMNVLALLANTAVLVVVIKAPHLRKFAFVCHLCAVDLLCAILLMPLGIVSSSPYFAGVEFTVLECQVYVFLNVILIAASILTITAISVERYYYIVHPMRYEVKMTLKLTAAVMVMVWVTSAVLGLSTVFGWPSNGSLSTISAAHCSLHWSHSDHRRIFSVLFSVTCFCLPAVVIFAVYCNVYKVARVAARQHGPLPSWTANQLKLRSDSINSQTTIITTRNAPRRMMRDRPFGGGKAALTLVLIVGQFLICWLPYFAFHLHLTLHATPIIPEDLEETVIWLAYSSFAINPFFYGLLNRQIREELCKLRRCYAARPVDLALSSHEGSGPENFLQFLHRTSCTLETRASFATPSPRNTLDQTGQTGFRIPGQIPEEFG; encoded by the coding sequence ATGGAGGAAAACAGTTCCTTCCTGAACCCTGCCTACAATGACAGCACCTCCGCATGGGCACCAGTGCCCTCAGCACCCAGCAGACACCTGGGCACCCTTCCCAACCCCCATACGCGCTTCAAGGACCTGACAGGGATATTTTTCATGGTGACCATGAATGTTCTGGCACTTCTGGCCAACACTGCTGTTCTGGTTGTTGTCATCAAAGCCCCTCATCTCAGGAAATTCGCCTTTGTTTGTCACCTGTGTGCGGTGGACCTGCTCTGTGCCATCTTGCTCATGCCTCTTGGGATTGTGTCGAGCTCTCCGTACTTTGCTGGCGTGGAGTTCACTGTGCTGGAGTGTCAGGTGTACGTGTTCCTCAATGTGATCCTCATAGCTGCCTCTATCTTGACCATCACGGCCATCAGCGTTGAGCGTTACTACTACATCGTGCACCCTATGCGCTACGAGGTGAAGATGACGCTGAAGCTGACAGCGGCTGTCATGGTGATGGTGTGGGTGACCTCTGCCGTGCTGGGCCTGTCCACTGTGTTTGGGTGGCCGTCCAACGGCAGCCTGAGCACCATCAGTGCTGCACACTGCTCGCTGCACTGGAGCCACAGTGATCACCGACGGATCTTCTCTGTGCTCTTCAGTGTCACATGTTTCTGTCTGCCAGCTGTTGTGATCTTTGCTGTTTACTGTAATGTGTACAAGGTTGCACGTGTGGCCGCCCGCCAGCATGGACCTCTGCCCTCCTGGACAGCCAATCAACTCAAGCTTCGCTCTGACTCAATAAACAGCCAGACCACCATCATCACAACCCGCAACGCCCCACGCAGGATGATGCGTGACCGTCCCTTTGGCGGTGGTAAAGCTGCTCTCACTCTGGTGCTAATCGTTGGTCAGTTTCTGATCTGCTGGCTGCCTTACTTTGccttccacctccacctgaCGCTACATGCAACCCCCATCATCCCAGAGGACCTGGAGGAGACAGTTATCTGGCTGGCCTATTCCTCCTTTGCTATTAATCCATTTTTTTATGGGCTTCTTAATCGTCAGATCAGGGAGGAGCTTTGTAAGCTGCGGCGCTGCTACGCGGCCCGGCCCGTTGATCTGGCTTTGTCCAGCCACGAGGGCTCAGGCCCCGAGAACTTCCTTCAGTTCCTCCACAGGACCAGCTGCACGTTAGAGACACGAGCAAGCTTTGCCACACCCAGTCCCAGGAACACTCTGGATCAAACTGGGCAGACTGGATTCAGGATACCCGGACAGATCCCAGAAGAGTTTGGTTAG